A genomic segment from Pelagicoccus enzymogenes encodes:
- a CDS encoding S1C family serine protease has translation MSEGRSPYRIVLPLLIFAITVFLITFVARQMFERKGGTLHVEVPSIPAAGDLLPGERNTIAIFQKASPSVVFVYNLQNQFDRRTWSVSEVPQGSGSGFLWDRSGHIVTNYHVVAGANRIAVTLIDGKTYEAQKIGEEPKKDLAVLKIDLRGTNITPLGETVADSSKVMVGQKSIAIGNPFGLDHTLTVGTISALGRSMASIVQNVTIRDMIQTDAAINPGNSGGPLLDSHGRLIGMNTLILRDSTGIGFAVPSNTITRIVNQIIKFGEPVRSGIGVTVVSDGSFVQRLGLKGVMLQSVQEGSPAEAAGLRGLELNRSGRIVLGDLIQSIDGQAIETVDDLYHSFDQKREGQTVNIVFYRDGQQYTVDITLVRI, from the coding sequence ATGTCAGAAGGTCGCAGTCCTTACCGCATCGTCCTACCGTTGCTCATATTCGCAATCACGGTTTTTCTCATAACCTTCGTTGCGAGACAGATGTTCGAGCGCAAAGGGGGCACCCTGCACGTCGAGGTTCCATCCATCCCCGCTGCTGGCGATTTGCTGCCAGGGGAACGCAACACCATCGCGATTTTCCAAAAGGCGTCTCCCTCGGTCGTTTTTGTTTACAACCTGCAAAACCAATTCGACCGCCGCACCTGGAGCGTGTCCGAGGTTCCGCAGGGGTCCGGCTCTGGCTTCCTCTGGGACAGGTCCGGGCACATTGTTACGAATTACCACGTCGTCGCCGGGGCGAACCGTATCGCCGTAACGCTGATCGACGGGAAGACCTACGAGGCCCAGAAAATAGGAGAAGAGCCCAAGAAGGACTTGGCTGTGCTCAAGATCGACTTGCGCGGAACCAATATCACTCCGCTGGGCGAAACAGTCGCTGATTCGTCCAAGGTAATGGTCGGCCAAAAGAGCATCGCTATCGGCAACCCCTTCGGGCTGGACCACACGCTCACGGTCGGAACGATTTCGGCGTTGGGACGTAGCATGGCCTCGATCGTGCAAAACGTAACGATTCGCGACATGATCCAGACTGACGCCGCGATCAATCCCGGCAATTCGGGGGGACCGCTGCTCGACAGCCATGGTCGTCTTATCGGAATGAATACGCTCATCTTGCGTGACTCTACTGGGATAGGCTTTGCCGTCCCTTCCAACACCATTACCCGCATCGTCAACCAGATCATCAAGTTTGGGGAGCCAGTCCGGTCGGGCATCGGCGTAACCGTTGTCAGCGATGGCTCCTTCGTGCAACGACTGGGCTTAAAAGGAGTTATGCTTCAATCGGTACAGGAAGGGTCTCCCGCTGAAGCTGCAGGCCTGCGCGGCCTGGAGCTCAATCGCAGCGGACGTATTGTATTGGGAGACTTGATACAATCGATCGATGGACAGGCGATTGAAACGGTAGACGACCTCTACCATTCCTTCGACCAGAAAAGAGAAGGGCAAACGGTAAATATCGTTTTCTACCGCGACGGGCAACAGTACACCGTGGACATAACGCTCGTCCGCATCTAG
- a CDS encoding PrsW family glutamic-type intramembrane protease encodes MTQIAVNTARHEAALKAELLSDSSFPEKLYALQYLLSIQSRGRALQLPPADALPNVDPSQYRVLQAYAEAMIAGASKQDAALTLLQLSELAPPPAFANFALSLYYMAYPKDGSALKAAMAEVAAHPSQDSRALLVELLGRYKRYSELRPLLDDPNYDGLIPSLLKRDVALNPMDWPLLIKTLLPVAYEDMQLSVLALALLAGASWASLLLRFNGPLSCKESAVQLALPALLLGAASAHLTILAIYWQEEQLGLARGDDLIGQAIYCFAGIGLREELLKLLCFVPLIPFLAKRKDELEIFVLASLVGLGFAIEENIGYFESSQGLDAVGRFVTANFLHLSLTGICGLTLTQAILYRGSYINTAVSTFGLAVLAHGAYDAFIIVPELAEYNLATMVVFILITYQYFTWIRHLRSEWRSKVSLTAHFTLGLTLVFGASYLLVAWESGPVESFLSLTEEALGLGILLVLFYREIPEDIY; translated from the coding sequence ATGACCCAAATCGCTGTCAACACGGCGAGGCATGAGGCGGCTTTGAAGGCTGAGCTTCTGAGCGACTCTTCGTTTCCCGAAAAATTATATGCCTTGCAGTATCTGCTTTCAATCCAATCGAGAGGACGCGCGCTGCAACTCCCTCCCGCCGACGCGCTGCCGAACGTCGACCCAAGCCAATATCGCGTGCTCCAGGCATATGCAGAAGCTATGATAGCAGGAGCTTCCAAGCAGGATGCCGCGCTCACCTTGCTCCAATTGAGCGAGCTCGCCCCTCCGCCGGCATTCGCCAACTTCGCTTTGTCTCTTTATTACATGGCGTATCCAAAAGATGGATCGGCGCTCAAAGCGGCAATGGCAGAAGTTGCAGCTCACCCTAGCCAAGACTCGAGAGCTCTGCTGGTTGAGCTTTTGGGGCGCTACAAGCGCTATTCGGAGCTACGACCTCTGCTTGACGATCCGAACTACGATGGACTGATCCCCAGCTTGCTCAAACGAGATGTCGCTCTGAATCCCATGGATTGGCCCTTGCTGATCAAGACCCTGTTGCCCGTAGCTTACGAAGACATGCAGCTCAGCGTTCTCGCGCTCGCCCTCTTGGCAGGAGCCTCTTGGGCAAGCCTGCTCCTGCGGTTTAACGGGCCGCTGTCTTGCAAGGAGTCGGCGGTTCAGCTTGCCCTCCCCGCCTTGCTCCTAGGCGCTGCTTCTGCTCACCTGACAATCCTGGCGATTTACTGGCAGGAAGAGCAGCTCGGACTTGCTCGAGGCGACGACCTGATTGGCCAAGCGATCTACTGTTTCGCTGGCATTGGTTTACGGGAGGAATTGCTCAAGTTGCTGTGCTTCGTGCCCTTGATTCCCTTTCTGGCCAAAAGGAAAGACGAACTCGAAATTTTCGTGCTCGCCAGTCTTGTTGGGCTTGGTTTCGCAATCGAAGAAAACATTGGTTACTTCGAAAGCAGCCAGGGGTTGGATGCGGTAGGACGTTTCGTAACGGCCAACTTTCTCCATCTATCCTTGACTGGTATTTGCGGGCTTACGTTGACGCAAGCGATTCTCTATCGAGGCTCCTATATCAATACGGCAGTATCTACCTTCGGCTTGGCCGTTTTGGCGCACGGCGCCTACGACGCCTTTATCATTGTGCCGGAACTCGCTGAATATAACTTGGCCACCATGGTGGTATTCATTTTGATCACCTATCAATACTTCACTTGGATTCGCCACTTGAGGAGCGAATGGCGTTCGAAAGTAAGCCTTACCGCACATTTCACCTTAGGGCTAACTCTTGTTTTTGGAGCGTCCTACCTGCTCGTTGCTTGGGAGTCAGGACCTGTCGAGTCCTTTCTCTCGCTAACTGAAGAAGCTCTTGGACTAGGGATCCTTCTCGTCCTCTTCTATCGCGAAATACCAGAAGACATTTACTGA
- a CDS encoding TonB-dependent receptor plug domain-containing protein, with amino-acid sequence MKKYYKTKPWLAASLVVAAPCFSLYGQAGGEQDEDENVFTLSPFQVDGSRDEGYRAESATAGSRLNTELKDVAASVSVLTEAFMDDLGATDLVTALEQVAGAETNALTDRTSDRIVGGDGYSGNDFGDPRSSEGSIRVRGLGDASKTQGFLPVIIGGDRYNIERAEFLRGPNSILFGLGQPGGLINYAAKTAHTGQDINNVSFVTDNFGTLRGTFDASRVLMEDKLAVRLAGKWGNQQYNVEHARELDRRAFATFTYRPTQNTTITGFYENIDRYSRQPGYRPVHDNVSGWLSVYNDFYAQQVSNGLSGAALEQSLFDAGFWWDPTDPGVRNSNGTQNMDTVRRATGVIGATSDIDGVGTGVSAGEVRLGDDWDGQDNALLIYYDGNAPDTPLFGGMNLAGTRLPDGGRGPNAERRTLIRTAHPLENRSGFLDPQVTDSGIFPYHKFDLNALPGNYRDEEDEKIGFTLEHKVNDNFYVGVSGMKEDYAAELNFPIIAQTQAIQLDNNRYMLFLDANGEKVENPNFLRPFIYGRPLGLYRERATEGYQAQANYDLDFSDINERLSWLGKHRLTGVYTYGWQENFEYRWETRANNTVDGVLTSGLRTGREDNFNDAGRRVYNLWYIGDPVQPGDTSLNINSLPSNVLAQEQDIGYNYWTGANTISTSPTAIELRRGSIDRGNYSEQINKGISGSIQSFWWNDRIVTLLGARSDSVYPYVRSTIDSEAFDNSIGRIDPNDPERELFPLDISKAYYSPRGDANNPLEDVSTTTQSVIFHILPDKLRVFANRSENFDVSAPRTDNFGRIIAPQGGETEEVGIGATIMENKLDLRLSFYDTAQVNTSDGGLNFLASISLPGFEENLYSALEEAGRLNEWETYDTNAQLSSAPYQRPENVDATLDSRSKGFEFSGTYNPSPNWRFKFDFSRLENEGSNAGAQIDSWLAARAPYYLPFFQEGLKTDGTLAENILNSDGTAADGTLLRQFFNSVMPRYVTSKLNDGRPNLGISEYTAKLLTNYSFTDGRFKGFSVGGNLIWEDGKALGSNTKDVPVADFVPALGNLPGEDFFATVGDPDATIFGDSILTGGLKIGYRTKINDGRINWNIQLNATRLIDSSNKDGLRVRALNPESVTSDGTVIDNNIYSLAVPTTYMLTNTFSW; translated from the coding sequence ATGAAAAAATACTACAAAACGAAGCCATGGCTCGCTGCCTCGCTGGTCGTCGCAGCCCCCTGCTTCAGCTTGTACGGCCAAGCTGGCGGCGAGCAGGACGAGGACGAAAATGTATTTACCTTGTCCCCCTTCCAAGTGGATGGCTCGAGGGACGAAGGCTATCGCGCTGAATCCGCCACTGCGGGAAGCCGCTTGAATACGGAGCTGAAAGATGTGGCCGCTTCGGTATCCGTGCTAACGGAGGCCTTCATGGACGACTTGGGGGCTACGGATCTCGTGACCGCTTTGGAGCAGGTTGCTGGAGCCGAAACCAACGCCCTTACCGATCGTACCTCCGACCGTATCGTGGGTGGCGACGGATATTCCGGAAACGACTTCGGCGATCCGCGTTCCTCGGAAGGATCGATTCGCGTGCGCGGCCTCGGCGACGCTTCGAAAACCCAAGGCTTCTTGCCTGTCATCATCGGCGGAGACCGTTACAATATCGAGCGGGCTGAGTTCCTGCGCGGACCGAATTCAATTCTCTTCGGATTGGGACAGCCAGGCGGACTCATTAACTACGCAGCCAAAACGGCTCACACAGGGCAAGACATCAACAATGTCAGCTTTGTGACGGATAACTTCGGCACCTTGCGCGGGACCTTCGATGCGAGCCGCGTGCTAATGGAAGACAAGCTCGCGGTGCGTCTTGCGGGCAAATGGGGGAATCAGCAATACAACGTCGAACATGCCCGCGAGTTGGATCGTCGAGCTTTTGCCACGTTTACCTACCGGCCTACGCAAAACACGACGATTACTGGATTCTACGAGAATATCGATCGCTACAGCCGCCAGCCAGGCTATCGCCCAGTACACGACAACGTTAGCGGGTGGCTCTCCGTCTACAACGACTTCTATGCGCAACAGGTTTCTAATGGATTGAGTGGAGCCGCTCTCGAGCAGTCTTTGTTCGACGCTGGCTTCTGGTGGGATCCAACCGATCCGGGCGTACGCAATAGCAATGGTACACAAAACATGGATACGGTGCGGCGGGCGACCGGGGTTATCGGGGCCACCTCTGACATTGACGGCGTTGGAACCGGCGTATCCGCAGGTGAAGTACGTCTGGGTGACGATTGGGACGGGCAGGACAACGCCCTGCTCATCTACTACGACGGAAATGCGCCGGACACGCCCCTCTTCGGTGGGATGAACCTGGCTGGCACTCGCCTGCCGGACGGTGGTCGCGGGCCAAATGCCGAACGCCGCACTCTGATCCGCACCGCGCATCCCCTGGAAAACCGCAGCGGCTTCCTCGACCCGCAGGTTACCGACTCAGGAATCTTCCCTTACCACAAGTTCGACTTGAATGCCTTGCCCGGCAACTATCGCGACGAAGAAGACGAGAAGATAGGCTTCACGCTTGAGCACAAGGTGAACGACAACTTCTACGTCGGCGTTTCCGGCATGAAAGAAGATTACGCAGCCGAGCTGAACTTCCCCATCATCGCCCAGACGCAGGCCATCCAGCTGGACAACAACCGCTACATGCTTTTCCTCGACGCGAATGGCGAGAAGGTGGAGAATCCCAACTTCCTGCGGCCCTTCATCTACGGACGTCCGCTGGGACTTTACCGTGAGAGGGCGACCGAAGGGTACCAGGCCCAAGCCAATTACGACTTGGATTTCAGCGATATCAACGAGCGACTTTCCTGGCTCGGGAAGCATCGCCTCACCGGGGTCTACACTTACGGCTGGCAGGAGAACTTCGAATACCGCTGGGAAACCAGGGCCAACAATACGGTAGACGGCGTTCTGACCTCCGGCCTTCGAACGGGACGCGAAGACAACTTCAACGATGCCGGACGACGCGTCTACAACCTCTGGTACATCGGCGATCCCGTACAACCCGGCGATACCTCGCTCAACATCAATTCGCTTCCCTCCAACGTACTCGCGCAGGAGCAAGACATCGGCTACAACTACTGGACGGGAGCGAACACCATCAGCACCTCCCCCACTGCTATCGAGTTGCGTCGCGGTTCGATCGACCGCGGAAACTACAGCGAGCAAATCAATAAGGGAATTAGCGGCTCCATCCAAAGCTTCTGGTGGAACGACCGCATCGTTACCTTGCTGGGCGCCCGCAGCGACTCGGTTTATCCTTACGTCCGCTCCACCATCGATTCCGAGGCTTTCGACAATTCGATCGGACGCATCGATCCCAACGACCCCGAACGCGAGCTCTTCCCCTTGGACATTTCCAAGGCGTACTACAGTCCTCGTGGCGACGCCAACAATCCTTTGGAGGACGTTTCGACGACGACGCAAAGCGTGATCTTCCATATCCTGCCGGACAAGCTGCGTGTGTTTGCTAACCGGTCCGAGAACTTCGACGTATCCGCTCCACGCACCGACAACTTCGGCCGTATTATCGCTCCGCAAGGCGGCGAAACGGAGGAGGTCGGCATCGGCGCGACCATCATGGAGAACAAGCTCGACCTTCGCCTCTCCTTCTACGACACGGCGCAAGTCAACACCAGCGACGGCGGTCTCAACTTCCTCGCATCCATCAGCCTTCCCGGGTTCGAGGAAAACCTCTATTCCGCCCTCGAGGAGGCGGGACGCCTCAACGAATGGGAAACTTACGACACCAACGCCCAGCTCTCGAGCGCCCCTTATCAACGTCCTGAAAATGTGGATGCAACCCTCGACTCCCGCTCCAAGGGCTTCGAGTTTTCGGGCACCTACAACCCCAGTCCAAATTGGCGCTTCAAATTCGACTTCAGCCGCCTGGAGAACGAAGGCTCCAACGCAGGCGCTCAAATCGACTCATGGTTGGCTGCCCGAGCGCCTTACTATCTCCCGTTCTTTCAGGAAGGGCTCAAGACGGACGGCACGCTTGCCGAAAATATCCTAAACTCGGATGGGACCGCTGCGGACGGCACCTTGCTGCGCCAATTCTTCAACAGCGTGATGCCCCGTTACGTTACCTCCAAGTTGAATGACGGTCGTCCGAATCTCGGTATCTCTGAATACACCGCCAAGCTTTTGACGAACTACAGCTTTACCGATGGTCGATTCAAAGGGTTTTCCGTGGGCGGCAACTTGATTTGGGAGGACGGAAAGGCTCTGGGGTCCAACACGAAGGACGTACCCGTCGCCGACTTCGTGCCCGCTCTCGGGAACCTGCCCGGAGAAGACTTCTTCGCTACGGTGGGCGATCCCGACGCCACAATCTTCGGCGACTCAATCCTAACCGGTGGATTGAAAATTGGATACAGAACAAAGATCAACGATGGACGCATCAACTGGAACATCCAGCTGAACGCGACTCGTCTCATCGACTCTTCCAACAAGGACGGTTTGCGCGTTCGAGCTTTAAATCCAGAATCCGTGACATCCGATGGCACCGTGATAGACAACAACATCTACTCGCTCGCCGTACCCACCACTTACATGCTCACCAACACTTTCAGCTGGTAA
- a CDS encoding Fur family transcriptional regulator, producing MDKPEQKYEGAINSLKKDRYRITEPRKALLRLLVESQKPLSAEEAHLALGVENHDLVTVYRNLEIFESAGIATRIPTESGKSLYELNAEEHHHHHIICRKCHKAEKLDHCEVEKLETLATKLGFTEVTHVLELYGVCGDCRAD from the coding sequence ATGGATAAGCCAGAGCAAAAGTACGAGGGCGCGATAAACTCACTGAAGAAGGACCGGTATCGAATCACCGAACCGCGCAAAGCCCTGCTTCGGCTGCTGGTGGAGAGCCAGAAACCGCTCTCCGCTGAAGAAGCCCACTTGGCCTTGGGGGTGGAAAACCATGATTTGGTCACGGTGTACCGCAATTTGGAGATTTTCGAAAGCGCAGGCATCGCTACGCGTATCCCCACCGAATCAGGGAAGTCGCTCTACGAACTGAATGCGGAGGAGCATCACCATCACCACATCATTTGCCGCAAGTGCCACAAGGCTGAGAAGCTGGACCACTGCGAAGTGGAGAAGCTCGAGACCCTGGCCACTAAGCTTGGCTTCACGGAAGTGACCCACGTGCTTGAACTCTACGGCGTGTGCGGCGATTGCCGCGCGGACTAG
- a CDS encoding HDOD domain-containing protein: protein MTRQQVIDFLTSGFALANLPDSFMQLQRIANDPHSDIEDVVEVAKRDSELAASLLKLSNSSLYNSAGDEISTIEGAAQLLGLRKVVESSLALGVIKKIDIDSSCLDLCCFWKRSLAVATLSEDVYLATPRHLKTIVDPKLLYTAGLLHDIGLLALVQGFAPEMVRTVETAIAEGLPIQEVEYREFGFTHQDVGRILFKKWNLPEELQCVAGYHHNPIELRRRLFYPLVDLVYIADYICCASSRQPVSAFKPKMYEEVWRRSGLSLDMIDSFSDRLDEVVASTEAILSC from the coding sequence ATGACAAGGCAACAGGTCATCGACTTTCTCACCAGCGGCTTCGCCCTCGCCAACTTGCCCGACTCCTTCATGCAGTTGCAGCGTATCGCGAACGATCCGCATTCCGATATTGAGGACGTTGTTGAAGTGGCGAAAAGGGACTCCGAACTGGCGGCCAGCTTGCTCAAGCTTTCGAACTCTTCGTTGTACAACAGCGCGGGAGACGAAATATCCACCATCGAGGGAGCGGCGCAGCTCCTCGGACTGCGGAAGGTCGTGGAAAGCTCGCTCGCTCTGGGCGTAATCAAGAAGATCGATATAGATAGCAGCTGCCTCGACCTCTGCTGCTTTTGGAAACGCAGCCTCGCTGTGGCCACCCTTTCCGAAGACGTTTACCTCGCCACGCCTCGCCACTTGAAGACGATCGTCGATCCCAAGCTGCTCTACACGGCAGGCCTTCTGCACGACATCGGCCTTTTGGCGCTTGTGCAGGGCTTCGCTCCGGAAATGGTTAGGACCGTGGAGACCGCAATCGCGGAAGGGCTCCCCATTCAAGAGGTGGAGTATCGGGAGTTCGGTTTTACCCACCAGGATGTGGGGCGTATCCTCTTCAAGAAATGGAACCTGCCGGAGGAGCTGCAATGCGTCGCAGGTTACCACCACAACCCGATCGAATTGCGCCGGCGCCTCTTCTATCCCTTGGTCGACCTCGTCTACATCGCGGACTACATTTGCTGCGCCAGTTCCCGACAGCCCGTCTCCGCCTTTAAGCCCAAAATGTACGAAGAGGTATGGCGACGATCCGGGCTAAGTCTCGATATGATAGACAGTTTTTCCGATCGCCTCGACGAAGTTGTTGCCTCGACCGAAGCAATCCTGAGCTGCTAG
- a CDS encoding cupin domain-containing protein, with product MKTRPSTIVSCLAALFCLSLASGHPEHSIPVSSELAMESLLHSPLAGADHLEVFMSKVSIPPHSQLPKHWHPGEEFVYIVSGAVTLVQDGKDEVAFAAGDAGMVPLKQIHTARTGAEGVELIVFRVHEKGQPQRVLVENQ from the coding sequence ATGAAAACTCGACCTTCGACAATCGTCTCATGCCTCGCTGCTCTTTTTTGTCTATCCTTGGCGAGCGGGCATCCGGAGCACTCTATTCCCGTCTCAAGCGAACTGGCCATGGAGAGCCTGCTGCACAGTCCTCTCGCGGGAGCGGATCACTTGGAAGTTTTTATGAGCAAAGTTTCGATCCCTCCCCATTCCCAGCTTCCCAAGCACTGGCACCCAGGAGAGGAATTTGTCTATATCGTCTCGGGCGCCGTCACGCTTGTGCAGGACGGCAAGGATGAGGTCGCGTTCGCTGCGGGCGATGCTGGCATGGTGCCCTTAAAGCAAATACACACAGCCCGGACTGGAGCGGAAGGCGTAGAGCTGATCGTTTTTCGTGTTCACGAAAAAGGTCAACCCCAACGCGTTTTGGTCGAGAACCAATGA
- the leuA gene encoding 2-isopropylmalate synthase: MQKKPISKYRPYPVIDLPDRQWPSRTIDKAPIWCSVDLRDGNQSLAIPMNVEEKVELFKTLVNIGFKEIEVGFPSASETEFAFLRRLVSDKLIPDDVTIQVLVQCREHLIRRTFESLEGVKRAIVHIYNSTNPLQRRVVFGSSKEEIRDIAVEGARLVKELVPTLPGTEIVLQYSPESFSDTELEFSLECCEAVADVWEPTPERKMILNLPATVELFTPNVHADQIEWFCRNFSRRDSVVISLHTHNDRGTGVAATELGLLAGADRVEGTLFGNGERTGNLDIVIVALNMYTQGLDPELDFSNLNDIREVYERVTKMDVPPRSPYGGDLVFTAFSGSHQDAIKKGFAQMPADEKALWQVPYMTIDPKDLGRSYRAIIRINSQSGKGGVAYIMEKEYGFNMPKAMHKELGAVVNAIADETGEEITPAGVYECFQNEYIRIREPLDVIEYRSERLDDKTVEGWAVVRHNGVEQNLRGTGNGPIAAFVDSVASIGYSDFELLSYSEHSLSKGARSEAVSYIELKGPTGTSCFGAGIDTNISMASIRGVVSALNRLVKA, from the coding sequence ATGCAAAAAAAGCCCATCAGCAAGTACCGACCCTATCCGGTAATCGATCTGCCTGATCGCCAATGGCCAAGTCGCACCATCGACAAGGCCCCTATCTGGTGCAGCGTAGACCTACGCGACGGTAACCAGTCGCTAGCGATTCCCATGAACGTCGAGGAAAAGGTCGAGCTTTTCAAGACGCTGGTAAACATCGGCTTCAAGGAGATCGAGGTGGGCTTTCCGTCCGCTTCCGAAACGGAGTTCGCTTTCCTCCGTCGCCTTGTATCGGACAAGTTGATACCGGACGACGTCACCATTCAAGTGCTCGTGCAATGTCGCGAGCACTTGATTCGCCGCACCTTCGAATCCCTTGAGGGAGTCAAGCGTGCGATCGTGCATATCTACAATTCCACCAACCCGTTGCAGCGCCGCGTGGTCTTCGGATCCTCCAAGGAGGAGATACGCGACATCGCGGTGGAAGGGGCGCGTTTGGTGAAGGAGCTGGTTCCAACCTTGCCCGGCACTGAAATCGTGCTGCAATACTCTCCTGAAAGCTTTTCCGACACGGAGCTGGAGTTTTCTCTCGAGTGCTGCGAAGCGGTGGCGGACGTGTGGGAGCCAACGCCGGAGCGGAAGATGATTTTGAATCTTCCCGCAACCGTAGAGCTCTTCACCCCGAACGTTCACGCTGACCAAATCGAATGGTTCTGCCGGAACTTCTCCCGCCGCGATAGCGTCGTCATCAGCTTGCACACGCACAACGACCGGGGAACGGGCGTTGCTGCCACCGAGCTTGGCCTCTTGGCAGGAGCGGATCGGGTGGAAGGAACGCTCTTCGGCAACGGCGAACGTACCGGAAATCTGGATATCGTGATCGTGGCCTTGAACATGTACACGCAAGGCCTCGACCCCGAGCTGGACTTCTCCAACCTCAACGACATCCGCGAGGTTTACGAACGGGTAACCAAGATGGACGTGCCGCCGCGCTCCCCTTACGGAGGCGATCTGGTGTTCACCGCCTTCTCAGGCTCCCACCAGGACGCGATCAAGAAGGGCTTTGCCCAGATGCCAGCCGACGAAAAGGCGCTTTGGCAAGTGCCCTACATGACCATCGACCCGAAGGACCTCGGCCGTAGCTACCGGGCCATCATTCGTATCAATTCCCAATCCGGCAAGGGTGGTGTCGCCTACATCATGGAGAAGGAATACGGGTTCAATATGCCTAAGGCCATGCACAAGGAACTGGGCGCAGTGGTTAACGCGATCGCCGACGAAACGGGTGAGGAAATTACCCCAGCCGGCGTTTACGAGTGTTTTCAAAACGAATACATTCGGATACGCGAACCGCTCGATGTGATCGAATACCGATCGGAGCGCCTGGACGACAAGACGGTCGAAGGTTGGGCCGTGGTTCGCCACAACGGCGTCGAGCAAAACCTGCGAGGGACCGGAAACGGCCCCATCGCTGCCTTCGTCGATTCGGTCGCCAGCATCGGCTACTCGGACTTCGAGCTGCTTTCCTACAGCGAGCACTCGCTTTCAAAAGGCGCGCGTTCGGAGGCGGTTTCCTATATAGAACTAAAGGGACCGACTGGGACGAGTTGCTTTGGAGCCGGAATCGATACCAACATATCGATGGCTTCCATTCGCGGCGTAGTCAGTGCCCTCAATCGCTTGGTTAAGGCTTAA
- a CDS encoding YbhB/YbcL family Raf kinase inhibitor-like protein — protein MSTFTLRSNDLGGNFTDEQLANIFGYNGGNVSPHLAWENAPEGTKSFAVICHDPDAPTPSGFWHWAVFDIPASVSELPSGAGNPEKNLLPEKSFMSEVDTGMAAYCGPCPPLGDFTHTYLFTVYALDVESLGITPQTPLAQASFMMVMQHELARASIVSYYKPKKS, from the coding sequence ATGAGCACCTTCACGTTACGAAGCAACGACCTCGGCGGCAATTTCACCGACGAGCAACTCGCAAACATTTTTGGATACAACGGCGGAAACGTCTCGCCGCATCTCGCTTGGGAGAACGCGCCCGAAGGCACCAAGAGCTTTGCGGTAATTTGCCACGACCCTGATGCGCCCACCCCGAGCGGATTTTGGCATTGGGCTGTTTTCGATATTCCTGCTTCAGTGAGTGAGTTGCCAAGCGGAGCGGGTAATCCTGAAAAGAACCTGTTGCCGGAAAAAAGCTTCATGTCGGAAGTCGATACAGGTATGGCCGCCTACTGCGGACCTTGCCCTCCCTTGGGAGATTTCACGCATACGTATTTGTTTACCGTATACGCGCTCGACGTTGAGTCCTTAGGAATCACCCCGCAAACGCCGCTCGCTCAAGCGAGCTTCATGATGGTGATGCAACATGAGCTCGCGAGGGCCTCCATCGTGTCATACTACAAACCGAAGAAGAGCTAA